The genomic interval CACTGTCTGCAATAATGGCATGACCGATGTTTAGTTCATGGATGCCAGCTATATCAGCAATAAGTGCAACGTTATCACGGGTAAGACCGTGCCCTGCATTGACCAGTAAACTTGCTTTTGCCTCGTGGGCATGAGTCACGGCTGTTTTGATACGGGTGATTTCATAGCTAATTTTAACTTGGTCATGTTGCAAACAATAGTCAGCATAGGCGCCCGTGTGTAGTTCAATGGCATCTGCCCCAAGCGCAATGCTTTTATCAATTTGCGCCAACTCTGGATCAATGAATAGTGATACTTGAGTGCCGACTTGATGTAACTGTTGAATCGCGCGGGCTATTTTGTGCTGATTGCCAATCACATCAAGCCCGCCTTCGGTGGTCAGTTCTTGGCGTTTTTCAGGGACAAAGCACACCCAAGCTGGCTTAACATCACAGGCTATCGCAACCATCTCGTCAGTGACCGCCATTTCAAGGTTCATACGAGTGGTTATGACTTTGGCAAGCCGATAAACATCATCATCTTGAATGTGACGACGATCTTCACGCAAATGCAGCGTGATACCATCCGCCCCGGCCTGCTCACAAATTAACGCACCTGCCACAGGATCGGGATACGCCACGCCACGCGCTTGCCGCAGGGTTGCAATATGGTCGATATTCACACCGAGTAAGGGTTGATTGCTGGTCATGATATGCCCTATTTTGTCTATTATTGATACTGGGTAAGCTTATTGATATTGGGTAAGCTGCTGCCAAAGTTCTCGGCTTTGCAAGGTTTGATAATTGAGTAAATTATCCATCAAATGGCGGTGCATAGCACTGATGCTATTGACCAATTGTTTGGCTAAATCAAAATCTTGTTGCATCATTTGGTTAAACTGCGTTTCATCTTGTAAACATTGATACCAAGTTAGCAGCTGTTCACCTGTTAATGCTATGTCGGGTTTATCCAAGGGTAAAACTGGCATAAATCCCTGCTGTAGCTGGTATTGATAACGCTGCGATGGGACTATTAAATCCCCCAACGCATCTTTAGCAAAATCGAACCCATAGCCTAATTGTTCAAACAATACATTTTCAAAGCACCTTAAATGCCACTTTAAACGGGTCATGTCATGGGGCGATTGCGCTGGCTCGACAAATAGATTTGCCATGTTTGCAAGACACTGCTG from Moraxella osloensis carries:
- the pdxJ gene encoding pyridoxine 5'-phosphate synthase, translated to MTSNQPLLGVNIDHIATLRQARGVAYPDPVAGALICEQAGADGITLHLREDRRHIQDDDVYRLAKVITTRMNLEMAVTDEMVAIACDVKPAWVCFVPEKRQELTTEGGLDVIGNQHKIARAIQQLHQVGTQVSLFIDPELAQIDKSIALGADAIELHTGAYADYCLQHDQVKISYEITRIKTAVTHAHEAKASLLVNAGHGLTRDNVALIADIAGIHELNIGHAIIADSVFMGLSQAVVAMRKAFTAKA
- the recO gene encoding DNA repair protein RecO, whose protein sequence is MRNQLLTGYILHQKPYGESRSLIYLFSEESGVVHGIGKKNLPLFVPIQFFGNGKNSLKTFSQSQILQNHITLRGQSLYAGMYLNEVLQKLLPVEEPFAEIWQAYQQCLANMANLFVEPAQSPHDMTRLKWHLRCFENVLFEQLGYGFDFAKDALGDLIVPSQRYQYQLQQGFMPVLPLDKPDIALTGEQLLTWYQCLQDETQFNQMMQQDFDLAKQLVNSISAMHRHLMDNLLNYQTLQSRELWQQLTQYQ